From Permianibacter aggregans, a single genomic window includes:
- the secA gene encoding preprotein translocase subunit SecA yields the protein MFASFLTRIFGSRNQRLVKRYRKAVESINVLEEQFKALSDEQLKAKTDEFRQRLQQGTSLNDLLPEAFAAVREAGKRTLGMRHFDVQMIGGMVLHDGKIAEMRTGEGKTLVATLPAYLNALSGKGVHVVTVNDYLASRDANWMRPVYEALGMTVGVILSQQAGHEKRAAYAADITYGTNNEFGFDYLRDNMAFSLEEKVQRDLNHAIVDEVDSILIDEARTPLIISGAVEGSNELYKRIDALIPKLIRQESEEETGEGDYYLDEKSRQAYLTEKGQEKVEELLIESGLLGEGDSLYAASSIQLLHHVYAALRAHSLFKKDVDYIVRDGQVMIVDEHTGRIMHGRRWSEGLHQAVEAKERVEIQSENQTLASTTFQNYFRLYNKLSGMTGTADTEAFEFQQIYGLEVVVIPTNKPMVRKDMPDLVYLNKQDKYKAIVEDIVERTKNGQPVLVGTASIESSEILSKYLKGKGIDHQVLNAKFHEMEASIVAQAGRPGKVTIATNMAGRGTDIVLGGSLQADLAELSEDATDEDKERVREEWQQRHAQVLEAGGLAIIGTERHESRRIDNQLRGRSGRQGDPGSSRFYLSMEDDLMRIFASERMAMMMQKMGWAEGEALEHPWVNKAIENAQRKVEARNFDIRKHLLEFDDVANDQRKVIYQQRAEVMASQDVSETIQGMMESTLVDTINNHIPPQSLEEMWDVEGLESSLKKDFALELPVSQWLKEEKNLNEQGIRDRVLSAAKETYAAKEAQVGAPIIRHFEKQVLLQNIDSHWREHLAAMDYLRQGIHLRGFAQKNPKQEYKREAFELFANMLERIKFEVISILSRVQVRSESEVERMEREQREAAERQKLQFQHAQATAMAGGDDDEAEADAAQAPVRVGQKVGRNELCPCGSGKKYKHCHGAVA from the coding sequence ATGTTCGCTTCGTTTTTGACCCGCATTTTTGGTAGCCGCAATCAACGCCTCGTCAAACGCTACCGCAAGGCGGTCGAGTCGATTAACGTATTGGAAGAGCAATTCAAGGCGCTCAGCGATGAACAGCTGAAAGCGAAAACCGATGAATTCCGCCAGCGTTTGCAGCAAGGCACCAGCCTGAATGATTTGTTACCGGAAGCGTTTGCGGCTGTGCGCGAGGCTGGCAAGCGTACGCTCGGCATGCGCCATTTCGATGTCCAGATGATCGGCGGCATGGTGCTGCATGATGGCAAGATTGCCGAGATGCGTACCGGTGAAGGTAAAACCCTGGTGGCAACGCTGCCTGCTTATTTGAACGCACTGAGCGGTAAAGGCGTGCACGTCGTTACCGTCAACGATTACCTGGCCTCGCGTGACGCCAACTGGATGCGTCCGGTATACGAAGCGCTGGGTATGACGGTTGGTGTCATTTTGTCCCAGCAAGCGGGCCATGAAAAACGCGCCGCCTACGCTGCCGATATCACCTACGGCACCAACAACGAATTTGGTTTCGATTACCTGCGCGACAACATGGCGTTTTCGCTGGAAGAAAAGGTCCAGCGCGATCTGAACCATGCCATTGTCGACGAAGTCGACTCGATTTTGATCGACGAAGCCCGTACTCCGTTGATCATTTCCGGTGCCGTTGAAGGTTCAAATGAACTGTACAAACGCATTGATGCCTTGATTCCAAAACTGATCCGTCAGGAATCTGAAGAGGAAACCGGCGAGGGTGATTACTACCTCGACGAAAAATCCCGTCAGGCTTACCTGACCGAGAAAGGTCAGGAAAAAGTGGAAGAGCTGTTGATCGAATCCGGATTGCTCGGTGAAGGCGACAGCCTGTATGCGGCCAGCTCGATTCAACTGCTGCATCATGTTTACGCGGCGCTGCGTGCTCATTCCCTGTTCAAGAAAGATGTCGATTACATCGTTCGCGATGGTCAGGTGATGATCGTCGATGAGCATACCGGTCGTATCATGCATGGCCGTCGTTGGTCCGAAGGTCTGCATCAGGCCGTTGAAGCCAAAGAGCGCGTCGAGATTCAAAGCGAAAACCAGACGCTGGCTTCGACGACGTTCCAGAATTATTTCCGCTTGTACAACAAACTGTCTGGTATGACAGGTACTGCGGATACCGAAGCGTTCGAGTTTCAACAAATTTACGGTTTGGAAGTTGTGGTCATTCCGACCAACAAACCGATGGTCCGCAAAGACATGCCGGATCTGGTTTACCTGAACAAGCAAGACAAATACAAAGCGATTGTTGAAGACATCGTTGAGCGCACCAAGAATGGCCAGCCGGTGCTGGTCGGTACCGCGTCGATTGAGTCCTCGGAAATTCTGTCGAAATACCTGAAAGGCAAAGGCATCGATCACCAGGTGTTGAACGCCAAATTCCACGAAATGGAAGCCTCGATCGTTGCCCAGGCGGGTCGTCCTGGCAAAGTCACGATTGCCACCAACATGGCCGGTCGTGGTACCGACATTGTGCTCGGTGGTTCGCTGCAAGCCGATTTGGCGGAGCTCTCAGAAGACGCCACTGACGAAGACAAAGAACGCGTTCGCGAGGAATGGCAACAGCGTCATGCCCAGGTACTGGAAGCGGGTGGTTTGGCCATCATCGGTACCGAGCGTCATGAATCACGCCGTATCGATAATCAGCTGCGTGGTCGTTCTGGTCGTCAGGGCGACCCGGGTAGTTCGCGTTTCTATCTGTCGATGGAAGACGATTTGATGCGCATTTTCGCCTCCGAGCGGATGGCGATGATGATGCAGAAAATGGGTTGGGCCGAAGGTGAGGCGCTGGAGCATCCGTGGGTCAACAAAGCCATTGAAAATGCTCAGCGCAAAGTCGAAGCACGCAACTTCGATATCCGTAAGCATTTGCTTGAGTTCGATGATGTCGCCAACGATCAGCGTAAAGTGATTTACCAACAGCGCGCCGAAGTCATGGCCAGCCAGGATGTCTCGGAAACCATCCAAGGCATGATGGAAAGCACGCTGGTTGATACGATCAACAACCACATTCCGCCGCAAAGCCTGGAAGAAATGTGGGATGTCGAAGGCCTGGAATCGTCGCTAAAGAAAGATTTTGCGCTCGAATTACCGGTCAGTCAGTGGCTGAAAGAAGAAAAGAACCTGAACGAACAAGGTATTCGCGACCGCGTGCTCAGCGCTGCCAAAGAAACCTATGCGGCAAAAGAAGCTCAGGTCGGTGCACCAATTATTCGCCATTTCGAGAAACAAGTGCTGCTGCAGAACATCGACTCGCATTGGCGTGAACATTTGGCGGCGATGGATTACTTACGTCAGGGCATTCATCTGCGCGGTTTCGCTCAGAAAAACCCGAAACAGGAATACAAGCGCGAAGCGTTCGAGCTGTTCGCCAATATGCTGGAGCGGATCAAGTTTGAAGTGATCAGCATTCTGTCACGGGTACAAGTGCGTTCCGAGTCGGAAGTCGAACGCATGGAGCGCGAACAGCGCGAAGCCGCCGAACGTCAGAAGCTGCAGTTCCAGCATGCACAGGCAACCGCAATGGCTGGTGGTGATGATGACGAGGCCGAAGCCGACGCGGCGCAAGCTCCGGTCCGTGTTGGTCAGAAAGTTGGCCGCAATGAGCTCTGCCCTTGCGGTTCCGGCAAAAAGTATAAGCACTGCCATGGTGCCGTTGCTTAA
- a CDS encoding M23 family metallopeptidase, which translates to MLLTLITHTRSGAKSLRVGRASQGLFVLLGLGLLTLSGFTGYTLALKWHPNGAISESTVVNWQNELSAQREALEHAREASKNQITSLATRVARLQAQLTRLEAMGERVTELIGLDGKEFDFGVAPALGGPESSYSQAPNTSPLEFISQMDAMSAQLETRGRQLAVLESLLLDKHMGTEKLISGRPVETGYISSYFGYRTDPFHGGAAWHNGVDFSAPAGSDVIATAAGVVTFAGNMAGYGNLVVVSHGDGLQTRYGHNSKMVVKVGDLVRKGQVIAKVGSTGRSTSPHVHYEVVRDGLFLNPAKFLANK; encoded by the coding sequence ATGTTGCTGACACTGATTACCCATACAAGAAGCGGTGCCAAAAGCTTGCGTGTCGGGCGTGCGAGTCAGGGCCTTTTTGTCCTGCTCGGCTTGGGGCTTTTGACGCTTTCCGGCTTTACCGGCTACACGCTGGCGCTGAAATGGCATCCGAACGGCGCGATCAGCGAATCGACCGTTGTCAATTGGCAGAACGAATTATCGGCCCAGCGTGAAGCGCTGGAGCACGCCCGCGAGGCATCAAAAAACCAGATTACTTCGCTCGCTACCCGAGTTGCTCGCCTGCAGGCACAACTGACTCGTCTGGAGGCAATGGGCGAGCGCGTTACCGAGTTGATCGGTCTTGACGGTAAAGAATTCGATTTTGGCGTTGCGCCGGCTCTCGGTGGTCCTGAGTCCAGCTACAGCCAGGCTCCCAATACCTCGCCGCTGGAATTCATCAGCCAGATGGATGCGATGAGCGCGCAACTGGAAACCCGTGGTCGCCAGCTAGCCGTATTGGAATCGCTGTTGCTCGACAAACATATGGGCACTGAAAAGCTGATTTCTGGCCGTCCGGTCGAAACCGGCTATATCAGCTCATACTTTGGTTATCGCACCGATCCGTTTCATGGCGGTGCAGCGTGGCATAACGGTGTGGATTTTTCGGCACCAGCCGGTAGCGATGTCATTGCCACCGCTGCAGGTGTTGTCACCTTTGCTGGCAATATGGCTGGCTATGGCAACTTGGTGGTTGTCAGCCATGGCGACGGGTTGCAAACCCGTTATGGTCATAATTCGAAGATGGTCGTCAAAGTCGGTGATCTGGTGCGCAAGGGCCAGGTGATTGCCAAAGTCGGCTCCACTGGTCGCTCCACTTCACCGCATGTACATTACGAAGTTGTGCGCGATGGCTTGTTCCTGAATCCGGCCAAGTTCCTGGCCAATAAATAA
- a CDS encoding DciA family protein: protein MNRPKSAQSIAGLLDRPDGPLKALLDRMAQFEALDHTLAAVLPASLKGQVRVTGIASNQLELTAAQAASATRLRYMEPQLLAALSSTGYAHIKEIKVRISANNG from the coding sequence ATGAACCGCCCAAAATCCGCGCAATCCATCGCCGGTTTGTTAGACCGTCCAGACGGTCCGTTAAAGGCCCTTTTGGACCGTATGGCCCAGTTCGAGGCGCTAGACCATACCCTAGCGGCGGTACTTCCTGCAAGCCTGAAGGGTCAAGTCCGGGTTACCGGCATCGCATCGAACCAACTGGAACTGACCGCCGCCCAAGCCGCTTCCGCCACCCGGCTGCGCTATATGGAGCCGCAACTACTGGCCGCACTCAGCAGCACAGGTTATGCCCATATCAAGGAAATCAAAGTCAGAATCAGCGCCAATAACGGCTAA
- the lpxC gene encoding UDP-3-O-acyl-N-acetylglucosamine deacetylase: protein MIKQRTLRTAIRATGVGLHSGEKVMLTLRPAPADAGIIFRRVDLNPVVEIVAEPENVGDTTMSTCLIKDGVRISTVEHLLAAIAGLGIDNAYIDVSAPEIPIMDGSSGPFVFLIQSAGIVEQNRPKRFIKIKKRIEVTEGDKSAVFEPFDGFKIDFTIDFKHPVFAQSAQRAVVDLSSTSFVKEVSRARTFGFMNDIEYLRSKNLALGGSMDNAIVLDEYRILNSDGLRYDDEFVKHKILDAIGDLYLMGHSLIGAFTAVKSGHALNNKLLRALKADAEAWELVTFEEQDSTAPISYLLNPVHAA from the coding sequence ATGATTAAACAGCGAACACTGCGCACCGCCATCCGCGCCACTGGCGTCGGTTTGCACAGCGGTGAAAAAGTGATGCTGACCTTGCGTCCTGCGCCTGCTGATGCCGGCATCATTTTCCGCCGGGTCGATCTGAACCCGGTCGTCGAGATTGTTGCCGAGCCGGAAAACGTCGGCGACACAACCATGTCGACCTGCTTGATCAAAGATGGCGTCAGGATCTCCACCGTCGAACACCTACTAGCTGCGATTGCCGGCCTCGGTATCGACAATGCCTATATAGATGTCAGTGCCCCGGAAATTCCGATCATGGATGGCAGCTCCGGCCCGTTCGTGTTTCTGATTCAGTCGGCGGGCATCGTTGAGCAGAACCGTCCGAAGCGTTTCATCAAAATCAAGAAACGCATTGAAGTCACCGAAGGCGACAAGTCGGCCGTGTTCGAGCCGTTCGATGGCTTCAAAATTGATTTCACCATTGATTTCAAGCACCCGGTTTTTGCCCAGAGCGCCCAGCGCGCCGTGGTCGACTTGAGCTCGACCTCGTTCGTCAAAGAAGTCAGTCGGGCCCGTACCTTTGGCTTTATGAATGACATCGAATACCTGCGCTCGAAGAACCTGGCGCTCGGCGGTTCGATGGACAACGCCATCGTGCTCGATGAGTACCGCATCCTTAACAGTGATGGTCTGCGTTACGACGATGAGTTCGTCAAACACAAGATTCTCGATGCCATTGGCGACCTGTACCTGATGGGCCACAGCCTGATCGGCGCGTTCACGGCCGTCAAATCTGGTCACGCACTGAACAACAAGCTGTTGCGTGCCCTGAAAGCCGACGCGGAGGCTTGGGAACTGGTGACCTTTGAAGAGCAGGACAGCACAGCACCGATTTCCTATCTGCTGAATCCGGTGCATGCCGCTTAA
- the ftsZ gene encoding cell division protein FtsZ produces MALTFEFLDNANDNAVIKVIGVGGGGGNAINHMVDANIEGVDFIAANTDAKALKLSKARTTVQLGSNLTKGLGAGSNPEIGKQAALEEKSHIQEVLEGADMVFITAGMGGGTGTGAAPIVAQIAKDMGILTVAIVTRPFKFEMNKRTQVAECGITELRKAVDSLIVIPNDKVLQVYGGAKMTEAFRNADAVLRGAVQGIADLITRPGFIGTDFADVRTVMSEQGMAMMGSGISSGEGRARRAAELAVRSPLLEDVNLAGARGILVNITASEDMLIDEYEEVGKVLESFAAADASVKIGTAMDNNLGDEMRVTVVATGLGRTQTEEKPSVRAVVPPRQTDGRPDYGQLDRPAIIRNNPQTPVTKMVAGSDLEYLDIPAFLRKQAD; encoded by the coding sequence ATGGCTTTAACATTTGAGTTTTTGGACAACGCGAACGACAACGCGGTGATCAAAGTCATCGGCGTTGGCGGTGGTGGCGGTAACGCCATCAATCACATGGTCGATGCCAATATTGAAGGCGTCGATTTCATCGCGGCAAACACCGACGCGAAAGCGCTGAAATTGTCGAAGGCACGAACCACGGTGCAGCTCGGCAGCAATCTGACCAAGGGTTTGGGCGCTGGCTCGAATCCGGAAATCGGCAAGCAGGCGGCGCTGGAAGAAAAGTCGCACATCCAGGAAGTGCTGGAAGGCGCTGACATGGTGTTCATCACGGCCGGCATGGGTGGTGGTACCGGCACTGGTGCCGCACCGATCGTTGCCCAGATTGCCAAAGACATGGGCATCTTGACCGTCGCGATTGTCACTCGTCCGTTCAAGTTCGAAATGAACAAGCGTACCCAGGTGGCCGAGTGCGGTATCACCGAATTGCGCAAAGCCGTTGATTCGTTGATCGTCATTCCGAACGACAAAGTGCTGCAGGTGTATGGTGGCGCAAAAATGACCGAAGCGTTCCGTAACGCCGATGCGGTGTTGCGTGGTGCCGTGCAGGGTATCGCCGACTTGATTACCCGTCCGGGTTTTATCGGTACCGACTTCGCCGACGTGCGTACCGTCATGAGCGAGCAGGGCATGGCGATGATGGGTTCCGGTATTTCTTCGGGCGAAGGTCGCGCTCGTCGCGCCGCAGAGCTGGCGGTTCGCAGCCCACTGTTGGAAGACGTCAACCTGGCTGGTGCCCGTGGCATTCTGGTCAACATCACGGCAAGCGAAGACATGTTGATCGACGAGTACGAGGAAGTCGGCAAGGTGCTGGAATCGTTTGCCGCTGCCGATGCCTCGGTAAAAATCGGTACCGCGATGGACAACAACCTTGGTGACGAAATGCGCGTAACGGTAGTAGCCACTGGCTTGGGACGTACGCAAACCGAGGAAAAGCCTTCGGTCCGGGCGGTAGTGCCGCCACGTCAAACCGACGGCCGTCCGGACTATGGTCAACTCGACCGCCCGGCGATTATCCGCAATAACCCGCAAACCCCGGTCACCAAAATGGTTGCCGGCAGCGACTTGGAGTACCTGGATATCCCGGCCTTTCTGCGTAAGCAGGCGGACTGA
- the ftsA gene encoding cell division protein FtsA, whose amino-acid sequence MMRKSMAKNTEKKLIVGLDIGTSKVVAIVGEITPDGDVDIIGIGSHPSRGLKKGVVVNIESTVQSIQRAVEEAELMAGCQIHSVYAGIAGSHVRSLNSHGIVAIRDTEVTQEDVNRVIDAARAVAIPADQRILHVLPQEFIIDNQEGIREPIGMSGVRLEAKVHIVTGAVSSAQNIVKCVRRCGLEVDEIILEQVASSYAVLTEDEKELGVCLIDIGGGTTDIAIFTQGAIRHTHVIPIAGDQVTNDIAVALRTPTQYAEDIKIKYACALKQLTALDDTIEVPGMGDREPRRMSRQILADVVEQRYEELFQLVQAELRRSGFEELIAAGIVLTGGAAKVQGVIELAEEVFHVPVRLGVPQYVQGLVDVVRNPIHATGVGLLLYGKQHAGNAHIGGNHSIDESVGNFFGKVKKWFGGF is encoded by the coding sequence ATGATGAGGAAAAGCATGGCTAAGAATACTGAGAAAAAACTCATCGTCGGTTTGGATATCGGCACTTCGAAAGTGGTGGCGATCGTCGGGGAAATTACGCCGGATGGTGATGTCGATATCATCGGTATCGGCTCGCACCCTTCGCGTGGTTTGAAGAAAGGTGTTGTCGTCAATATCGAGTCGACAGTACAGTCGATTCAGCGCGCCGTGGAAGAGGCTGAATTGATGGCTGGTTGTCAGATCCATTCAGTCTACGCCGGCATTGCTGGTTCACATGTGCGTAGCCTTAATTCACACGGCATTGTCGCGATTCGCGATACTGAAGTAACACAAGAAGACGTGAATCGCGTCATCGATGCTGCACGTGCCGTGGCGATTCCGGCTGATCAGCGCATTCTGCATGTGCTGCCGCAAGAATTTATTATCGACAACCAGGAAGGTATTCGTGAGCCGATTGGCATGTCCGGTGTGCGTTTGGAAGCGAAAGTGCATATTGTTACCGGTGCCGTCAGTTCCGCCCAGAACATTGTCAAATGCGTGCGCCGCTGTGGCCTCGAAGTTGACGAAATCATTCTTGAACAAGTCGCCTCCAGTTACGCGGTGTTGACCGAAGATGAAAAAGAGCTGGGCGTTTGCCTGATCGATATCGGTGGTGGCACGACTGATATCGCCATCTTCACCCAGGGTGCAATTCGCCACACCCACGTCATTCCGATTGCTGGCGACCAAGTAACCAATGACATCGCCGTGGCCCTGCGTACACCGACTCAGTACGCCGAAGACATCAAGATCAAATATGCCTGCGCGTTGAAACAGTTAACGGCGCTTGACGACACCATCGAAGTGCCGGGCATGGGCGATCGGGAACCACGCCGGATGTCGCGCCAGATCCTCGCTGATGTCGTCGAGCAGCGCTATGAAGAGTTGTTCCAGTTGGTGCAGGCAGAACTGCGTCGCAGCGGTTTTGAAGAACTGATCGCCGCCGGCATTGTGCTGACCGGTGGCGCGGCGAAAGTGCAGGGCGTTATTGAATTGGCTGAAGAGGTCTTCCATGTGCCGGTGCGTTTGGGGGTGCCGCAGTACGTGCAAGGATTGGTCGATGTCGTGCGTAATCCGATTCACGCCACTGGCGTCGGTTTGTTGCTGTATGGCAAGCAACATGCTGGCAATGCCCATATCGGTGGTAATCACAGTATTGATGAAAGTGTTGGCAACTTCTTCGGCAAAGTGAAGAAGTGGTTTGGCGGTTTTTGA
- a CDS encoding cell division protein FtsQ/DivIB: protein MSHATRKQADAPSMLERLRRILPLAGALLLLIGATVAVNWMQVEFAKQDEWQMQRVRIVGELRQVTVSEILEVLSVKNGQTLADVDMPALTDKVAMLPWIRSVELRRQFPGELVVSIVEREPWLRLNDNALVDAEGEAFMPRNVAAFAHLPQLQTDIGNLHLAQQEYGHANKALQPVGLSVAVLTLNARGALSLQLNNGVALMFGRNDWQPRLERFVSLFPGLSSEGQLPLYVDLRYDTGFAVAWPDKDTEKAPKTAGL from the coding sequence ATGTCTCACGCCACGCGCAAACAAGCGGATGCACCGAGCATGCTGGAGCGACTACGTCGCATCCTGCCGCTGGCGGGCGCACTGCTGTTGCTGATTGGCGCGACCGTCGCGGTCAACTGGATGCAAGTGGAATTTGCCAAACAAGACGAATGGCAAATGCAGCGCGTGCGCATTGTTGGCGAGCTGCGGCAAGTAACGGTCAGCGAAATTCTTGAGGTGTTGTCCGTAAAAAACGGACAAACCTTGGCTGATGTCGATATGCCGGCGTTGACCGACAAGGTGGCGATGTTGCCGTGGATTCGTTCAGTGGAGTTGCGTCGCCAGTTTCCGGGCGAGTTGGTGGTCAGCATTGTCGAGCGAGAGCCGTGGCTGCGTTTGAACGACAACGCGCTGGTTGACGCCGAAGGTGAAGCGTTTATGCCGAGGAATGTTGCGGCGTTTGCCCACCTGCCGCAGCTGCAAACCGATATCGGCAACCTGCACTTGGCACAACAGGAATATGGCCATGCCAACAAAGCCTTGCAACCAGTGGGTTTGAGTGTCGCGGTGCTAACGCTGAATGCCCGTGGTGCCTTGAGCTTGCAATTGAATAATGGCGTAGCGTTGATGTTTGGCCGTAACGACTGGCAACCGCGTCTGGAGCGTTTTGTCAGCTTGTTTCCAGGCTTGAGCAGCGAAGGCCAATTACCGCTTTATGTGGACTTGCGTTACGACACCGGTTTTGCCGTGGCCTGGCCGGACAAAGACACGGAAAAAGCGCCGAAGACGGCGGGATTATGA
- a CDS encoding D-alanine--D-alanine ligase has protein sequence MRSSLPDVRTFGKVAVLFGGRSSEREVSLRSGKAVLEALQRSGVDAHGVDGIGDFLLTLKSQGFARVWNAMHGRGGEDGQVQGALQLLGIPCTGSGVAASALAMDKMRSKQLWMGIGLPTPNFQVVSADMVESEQGARAIFARLGPIVMVKPSNEGSSVGMAKVDSIEGLRNAVTAATEFDRTVIVERFIRGPEFTVGIVGDEVLPSISMSTPRDFYDYQAKYHSTTTIYNCPSGLDERDEQQLRELAKWAYDSLGCKGWSRVDVMRDEASKEFFVLEVNTVPGMTETSLVPKAAKVAGMSFEELCLRILQSAM, from the coding sequence ATGCGTTCATCGCTTCCGGATGTAAGAACATTTGGCAAAGTCGCCGTGCTATTTGGCGGCAGATCTTCCGAGCGCGAAGTGTCGCTGCGCAGCGGCAAGGCCGTGCTTGAGGCACTACAGCGCAGCGGCGTTGATGCGCATGGTGTTGATGGCATTGGTGATTTTCTGCTGACGCTGAAATCGCAAGGTTTCGCCCGGGTGTGGAACGCGATGCATGGTCGTGGCGGCGAAGATGGGCAAGTACAAGGCGCGCTGCAATTGCTCGGCATCCCGTGTACTGGTTCCGGTGTTGCTGCCTCGGCGTTGGCGATGGACAAGATGCGCAGCAAACAATTATGGATGGGCATTGGTTTACCGACGCCAAATTTTCAGGTGGTGTCAGCTGATATGGTCGAAAGCGAGCAGGGTGCGCGCGCGATTTTTGCCCGCCTTGGTCCGATTGTCATGGTCAAACCGTCAAACGAAGGTTCCAGCGTCGGCATGGCCAAAGTCGATTCGATTGAAGGCTTACGCAACGCGGTTACCGCCGCGACCGAATTTGATCGCACGGTGATCGTCGAGCGGTTTATTCGTGGCCCGGAATTTACCGTTGGCATCGTTGGCGATGAAGTGCTGCCGAGCATCTCGATGTCAACGCCGCGCGATTTTTACGATTACCAAGCGAAGTATCACAGCACGACGACGATCTATAACTGCCCCAGCGGTTTGGATGAACGCGATGAACAGCAGCTGCGCGAACTGGCGAAGTGGGCGTATGACTCGCTTGGCTGCAAGGGCTGGAGCCGCGTTGATGTCATGCGCGACGAAGCCAGCAAGGAATTTTTTGTATTGGAAGTGAACACGGTACCGGGCATGACCGAAACCAGTCTGGTGCCTAAGGCAGCAAAAGTTGCCGGCATGAGTTTTGAAGAGCTCTGCCTGCGAATTTTGCAGTCAGCGATGTAA
- the murC gene encoding UDP-N-acetylmuramate--L-alanine ligase codes for MNQTYHIPEMRRIRHIHFIGIGGAGMGGIAEVLLNQGYQISGSDMSENSVTQRLKNFGAKVFKGHDKQHIDGVDVVVVSTAIKPDNVELNAAREARIPVVPRAEMLAELMRFRHGIAVAGTHGKTTTTSLIASIMAEGGMDPTFVIGGLLNRVGTNAKLGNSRYLVAEADESDASFLHLQPMVSVVTNIDADHMDTYKGDFETLKNVFIDFLHNLPFYGLAVLCTDDETVREIIPRVTRPVITYGFDDDADVRGSNLRQAGGVSQFDVHRADKPVLSVSLSLPGRHNVLNALAAIAVATEEGVEDEAIVRALAHFNGVGRRFQSLGDFAIEQGKVWLVDDYGHHPREVDAVIKAIRANWPERRLVMVYQPHRYTRTRDLYEDFASVLSDVDALVMMDVYSAGETPIAGADSRSLCRTIRARGKLDPIFVEHKSQLPEVLKNVLRDGDLLLTQGAGDIGGISRQLAQSNLNFTALQTQWSDS; via the coding sequence ATGAACCAGACTTATCATATTCCGGAAATGCGCCGCATTCGCCACATCCATTTCATCGGCATAGGTGGCGCTGGTATGGGCGGTATTGCCGAAGTATTGCTGAACCAGGGTTACCAGATTTCCGGCTCCGACATGAGCGAAAACTCGGTGACCCAGCGTCTGAAAAACTTTGGCGCGAAAGTGTTCAAAGGCCACGACAAGCAGCATATCGATGGCGTCGATGTCGTCGTTGTTTCGACCGCGATCAAACCAGATAACGTTGAGTTGAACGCCGCCCGCGAAGCGCGTATTCCGGTGGTGCCGCGTGCCGAAATGCTGGCCGAGTTGATGCGCTTTCGCCATGGCATCGCGGTCGCCGGCACCCATGGCAAAACGACTACAACCAGTTTGATCGCTTCGATCATGGCCGAAGGTGGCATGGACCCGACCTTTGTTATCGGCGGCTTGCTGAATCGGGTTGGCACCAATGCCAAACTCGGCAACAGCCGTTATCTGGTCGCCGAAGCGGATGAAAGTGATGCCTCGTTCCTGCATCTGCAACCAATGGTATCGGTCGTCACCAATATCGATGCCGATCACATGGACACCTACAAAGGCGATTTCGAAACGCTGAAAAATGTGTTCATCGATTTTCTGCACAACCTGCCGTTCTATGGTCTGGCTGTGCTGTGCACTGATGATGAAACGGTGCGTGAAATCATCCCGCGTGTGACCCGACCGGTGATCACCTACGGTTTCGACGATGATGCTGATGTCCGTGGCAGCAATTTGCGTCAAGCCGGTGGCGTTAGCCAGTTCGATGTGCATCGCGCTGACAAGCCGGTGCTGTCGGTCAGTTTGAGTTTGCCTGGTCGCCACAATGTGCTGAACGCCTTGGCGGCGATTGCCGTGGCGACCGAAGAAGGTGTCGAAGACGAAGCGATTGTGCGAGCACTGGCGCATTTCAACGGCGTTGGTCGCCGCTTTCAGTCGCTAGGTGATTTCGCCATCGAGCAAGGAAAAGTATGGCTCGTTGATGATTACGGTCATCACCCGCGTGAAGTCGATGCCGTCATCAAAGCCATTCGCGCCAACTGGCCAGAGCGTCGCTTGGTCATGGTGTATCAACCGCACCGTTATACCCGGACTCGTGATTTGTACGAAGACTTTGCCTCGGTGCTGTCCGATGTCGATGCACTCGTCATGATGGATGTTTACAGCGCCGGTGAAACACCGATTGCTGGCGCCGACAGTCGTTCGCTGTGCCGGACGATTCGTGCCCGCGGCAAGCTCGACCCGATTTTTGTTGAGCACAAATCGCAGTTGCCGGAGGTGTTGAAGAATGTGCTGCGTGACGGTGATTTGCTGTTGACCCAGGGTGCTGGCGATATTGGTGGCATCAGCCGGCAACTGGCGCAATCGAATTTGAATTTTACCGCGTTGCAGACGCAATGGAGTGACTCGTGA